The following proteins come from a genomic window of Rhodohalobacter sp. 614A:
- a CDS encoding RidA family protein, whose protein sequence is MNLEERIKELNLELPPAPPAGGVYHPVLMIDKMLYVSGQGPAQKDASLITGKLGKDLTTNEGYAAARQVGLTMLSTMQEQIGDLSKIKRIVKTLGMVNSTQDFHEQPQVINGFSELFAELLGDEYGKGARSAVGMILPGNIAVEVEAIFELH, encoded by the coding sequence ATGAACCTTGAAGAACGAATCAAAGAACTGAACCTGGAATTACCACCCGCTCCGCCTGCCGGAGGTGTTTATCATCCTGTTTTAATGATTGACAAAATGCTGTATGTATCGGGACAGGGACCGGCTCAAAAGGATGCCAGCCTGATTACCGGAAAGCTTGGCAAAGACCTGACTACCAACGAAGGATACGCAGCAGCGCGCCAGGTGGGATTAACCATGCTCTCTACCATGCAAGAACAAATCGGCGATTTGAGTAAAATTAAACGGATCGTAAAAACTCTTGGAATGGTGAACAGTACGCAGGATTTTCATGAACAGCCGCAGGTTATCAACGGTTTTAGTGAACTTTTTGCTGAACTGCTGGGTGATGAATACGGAAAAGGTGCACGAAGTGCCGTTGGAATGATTTTGCCCGGAAATATTGCCGTAGAAGTGGAAGCCATATTTGAACTTCATTGA
- a CDS encoding helix-turn-helix domain-containing protein: MASVHRIKTISEFHRSRGLPEPEHPLISVVDYAAIRHNADLMGVGWVFDFYSISLKRKVNGIFKYGQQEYDFDEGVMFFIAPQQVFSIAGNPEDSPERSGWMLLIHPDFVWNTHLAAKMKEYDFFDYSVNEALFLSKKEEATMLGIIENIRQEYHGNIDSFSQQIIVSQVETLLNYGQRFYHRQFLTRKKSNHQVLDQLEQILADYFDSDDLITKGLPTVQQIADELHLSPNYLSSLLKVLTGQTTQQHIHNKLIEKAKEKLSTTDLSITEIAYELGFEHSQSFSKLFKSKTNLSPSGFRQSFN, translated from the coding sequence ATGGCTAGTGTTCACCGTATAAAAACCATCAGTGAATTTCACCGCTCCCGTGGATTGCCCGAACCTGAACACCCTCTAATCAGTGTTGTTGATTATGCCGCTATCCGACATAATGCGGATTTGATGGGCGTGGGATGGGTGTTCGATTTTTATTCCATTTCACTGAAGCGGAAGGTGAACGGCATTTTCAAATATGGTCAACAGGAATACGATTTTGATGAAGGAGTGATGTTTTTCATTGCTCCGCAACAGGTATTTAGTATTGCCGGAAATCCTGAAGATTCGCCCGAACGATCCGGGTGGATGCTGCTTATTCATCCTGATTTTGTGTGGAATACACATCTGGCCGCAAAGATGAAAGAATATGATTTTTTTGATTATTCCGTAAATGAGGCGCTTTTTCTCTCCAAAAAAGAAGAAGCCACCATGCTGGGTATTATTGAAAACATCCGGCAGGAATATCACGGCAATATTGATTCGTTTTCCCAGCAAATTATTGTCTCACAGGTGGAAACTTTGCTCAATTATGGACAACGGTTTTATCATCGACAGTTTCTCACAAGGAAGAAAAGTAATCACCAGGTGCTTGATCAATTAGAACAGATACTGGCGGATTATTTTGATAGTGATGACCTGATAACCAAAGGCCTGCCAACTGTTCAACAAATAGCGGATGAACTGCACCTTTCCCCAAATTACCTGAGCTCGCTGCTCAAGGTGTTAACCGGTCAAACCACCCAGCAGCATATCCACAACAAGCTGATCGAAAAAGCCAAAGAAAAACTCTCCACGACGGATTTGTCGATTACCGAAATTGCTTACGAATTGGGATTTGAACATTCGCAGTCTTTCAGCAAATTATTCAAAAGCAAAACCAACCTCTCTCCTTCCGGTTTCCGTCAGTCGTTTAATTAA
- a CDS encoding SDR family oxidoreductase yields MKTVLITGANRSIGFETAKQMAEAGYFVYVGSRNKSKGDDAVKKLHEAGFTQTESLGIDVSDPESVQQSAKVLASKIESLDVLINNAGILGDLPQIPSEVSIENIKHVFDTNVHGVIRTTQAFLPLLKKSEAPRIVNVSSELGSLTLQSDSYWEKYDRVKQFAVYNISKSALNAYTVALAYELRGTPFKINSVTPGHTATDFNNYNGSKTVEEGARPIVKFATLPAEGQTGGFFKDEGEVAW; encoded by the coding sequence ATGAAAACCGTATTAATTACAGGTGCCAACAGAAGCATTGGCTTCGAAACCGCAAAACAGATGGCTGAAGCCGGATATTTTGTATATGTGGGAAGCCGGAATAAATCCAAAGGAGACGACGCCGTAAAAAAACTGCATGAAGCAGGATTTACACAAACCGAAAGCCTGGGGATAGACGTATCAGATCCGGAGTCTGTTCAGCAGTCCGCAAAGGTTTTAGCATCAAAAATCGAGTCGCTGGATGTGCTGATTAATAACGCAGGAATCCTGGGTGATTTACCACAAATCCCCTCTGAGGTATCCATTGAAAATATTAAACATGTATTTGATACGAATGTGCATGGCGTCATCCGTACGACCCAGGCTTTTTTGCCTCTGCTGAAAAAGTCGGAAGCACCGCGAATTGTGAATGTGTCCAGCGAACTGGGATCACTGACTCTGCAAAGTGATTCTTACTGGGAGAAATATGACAGAGTGAAACAATTTGCTGTCTACAATATTTCAAAATCTGCATTGAACGCGTATACTGTAGCACTGGCCTATGAATTAAGGGGCACACCATTTAAAATCAACAGCGTAACACCCGGCCACACCGCGACCGATTTCAACAACTATAACGGATCAAAAACAGTAGAGGAAGGAGCGAGACCGATCGTCAAATTTGCCACTCTTCCGGCAGAAGGCCAAACCGGCGGATTTTTTAAAGATGAAGGCGAAGTGGCATGGTAG
- a CDS encoding NAD(P)H-binding protein produces MNIVLTGSLGRIGQPLTQKLLEKNHTVTVISSSPERKDEIEKLGANPAIGNIEDRDFLTKTFTGADVVYLMEPPVNFRDENQDMKTFWTDIAENYKQAVQKSGVQKVVHLSSIGAHTDEGNGMLNVHHHVENILRDLPENVSIKFMRPVGFYYNMYAFIPTIKAQRTIIQNYGGVEKEPWVSPLDIAAVISEEMDTPFEGRTIRYIASDEASPNEVAITLGEAIGIPDLTWTVISDEQFENGLLDVGFSPQAAKGLTEMNAGRRNELYADYNQNKPELGNVKLTDFAKDFAAVYHKS; encoded by the coding sequence ATGAATATTGTTTTAACAGGTTCGTTGGGCCGGATTGGTCAACCGCTTACACAAAAACTGCTTGAGAAAAATCATACGGTAACCGTAATCAGCAGCAGTCCGGAACGGAAAGATGAGATTGAAAAACTGGGTGCAAATCCGGCTATTGGGAACATCGAAGATCGGGATTTTCTCACAAAAACTTTTACTGGTGCTGATGTCGTTTATCTTATGGAACCACCCGTCAATTTCCGGGATGAAAACCAGGATATGAAAACGTTCTGGACTGACATTGCTGAAAATTATAAGCAGGCCGTTCAGAAATCCGGTGTGCAAAAAGTGGTTCACCTCAGCAGTATTGGTGCTCATACAGATGAAGGAAACGGAATGCTGAATGTTCATCATCATGTTGAAAACATTCTCCGGGATCTGCCGGAAAATGTATCCATAAAATTCATGCGGCCGGTGGGATTTTACTACAATATGTATGCGTTCATTCCAACGATCAAAGCGCAGAGAACCATCATCCAAAATTATGGTGGAGTTGAAAAAGAACCCTGGGTATCTCCGTTGGATATTGCTGCTGTCATTTCCGAAGAAATGGATACACCTTTTGAAGGCCGGACTATCCGATACATTGCCAGTGATGAAGCCTCACCCAATGAAGTTGCAATAACTCTGGGTGAAGCGATTGGTATACCGGATCTGACATGGACCGTTATTTCCGATGAGCAATTTGAAAATGGTTTACTCGATGTTGGATTTAGTCCCCAGGCAGCCAAAGGGCTCACTGAAATGAATGCCGGCAGACGAAATGAGTTGTATGCAGATTACAATCAAAATAAACCCGAATTGGGTAATGTGAAGCTTACAGATTTCGCAAAAGATTTTGCCGCCGTTTATCACAAATCATAA
- a CDS encoding lipase family protein produces the protein MEIISAKYLLDQKKKREEELKKKAAEKQKELEEQQKKLHQEKISKIREGLRLSYIAYSHSKVAEKYLADHNFTDFFPLNSWVGTQGLCCVRDQKAYIAFRGTDSWPDILRDATVDLLFIPWYRPIVHFGFGHSWRSVRKEVQNWLNENKDKFSSIAIFGHSLGGAIAHVAALELAPEYDITEVVTFGAPRSSFLSTADSYENFQLKSDPKKTLGSVTLRVVNKLDLVSKVPYSWQGFNHVGKLVYLSADGHVYFEDEAKNKQSDEGFLEPIYQLFMQENNALKYGSFSDLGSYSSLTSKSAFETKPAKPSFGERLLHWYNQAEKYIPFIKFPVQGIFIMIAPFILLAGVLLYLMRSSYSHLKNNYANYFSDETTKFEDDLGNITNDLKIPDPPLFVTITGWFFKGAIALVLILGIPYLCYWLFTRWTWPILLKWLQG, from the coding sequence ATGGAAATTATTAGCGCCAAATATCTGCTTGATCAGAAGAAAAAACGAGAGGAAGAACTAAAAAAGAAGGCTGCTGAGAAACAGAAAGAGCTTGAAGAACAGCAAAAAAAGCTCCATCAAGAAAAGATTTCGAAAATCAGGGAAGGACTGCGGCTCAGTTATATAGCTTACAGTCATAGCAAGGTTGCCGAGAAATACCTGGCTGATCACAATTTTACAGATTTTTTTCCACTAAACAGTTGGGTGGGTACACAAGGTTTGTGTTGCGTGCGCGATCAAAAAGCGTATATCGCATTTCGCGGAACTGATTCATGGCCCGATATTTTACGCGATGCCACCGTAGATTTGCTTTTTATCCCGTGGTATCGGCCTATCGTACATTTCGGCTTCGGGCATTCATGGCGGAGTGTACGTAAAGAGGTACAGAACTGGCTCAATGAAAATAAGGATAAATTTAGCAGCATCGCTATTTTCGGACATTCCCTCGGGGGTGCAATTGCCCATGTCGCCGCACTGGAATTAGCTCCTGAGTATGATATAACCGAAGTTGTCACCTTTGGCGCCCCGCGTTCCAGTTTTTTGTCAACTGCTGATTCATATGAGAATTTTCAACTCAAGTCCGATCCCAAAAAGACACTTGGTTCGGTTACGCTGCGTGTGGTAAACAAACTTGATTTGGTTTCTAAAGTCCCCTACTCATGGCAGGGTTTTAACCATGTAGGAAAACTTGTCTATTTAAGTGCCGATGGCCATGTATATTTTGAAGATGAAGCAAAGAATAAACAATCCGATGAGGGATTTCTTGAACCGATTTACCAGCTTTTTATGCAGGAAAATAACGCACTAAAATACGGGTCATTTTCAGATCTTGGATCATACTCATCCCTCACTTCGAAGTCTGCATTTGAAACCAAACCCGCCAAACCATCTTTTGGTGAACGCCTGTTGCATTGGTATAACCAGGCAGAAAAATATATACCCTTTATCAAATTTCCGGTTCAGGGCATTTTCATTATGATTGCGCCATTTATTTTACTTGCCGGGGTTTTGCTGTACCTCATGCGTTCAAGCTATTCGCATTTAAAGAATAACTATGCCAACTATTTCTCTGATGAAACCACAAAGTTTGAAGATGACTTAGGGAATATCACGAATGATTTAAAAATACCTGATCCACCTTTATTTGTAACAATAACCGGGTGGTTTTTTAAAGGCGCCATTGCCCTTGTCCTGATCCTGGGAATTCCATATTTGTGTTACTGGCTGTTTACAAGGTGGACATGGCCTATTTTGCTGAAATGGTTACAAGGATAA
- a CDS encoding gluconate:H+ symporter: MEFLPAIIGIVVLVLLVTWLKLDAFISFMLVCLLVGVMGGLSIADTVDAIERGIGNTLGGLVIILGFGAMLGKLVAESGAANKITNSLVSKFGRERIQIALIITGFIVGIPMFYTVGFVILVPLVIAIAYNTKLPLLYVGLPMLASLSVTHGFLPPHPAPTAIADVYRADLGLTLIYGILAGIPAILTAKFALKKTMMRIQPELNREYIVEENHDYPVPSLGICLLIALMPVVFIGGASLLQALIGESRVLTALGNPSLAMLLSVLAGIYFLGIRTGRKMKEVMSYLSSAIASIAVVLLIIAGAGAFKEVMVSTNISEALGQALGNLGMSPIVLAWLIAAIIRVSVGSATVAALTAASIMAPMIGNTTVAPELLVLATGAGSIFFSHINDGGFWLFKEYFNVSIKETLLSWTLMETIVSVVGLLAVLLINFIV; encoded by the coding sequence ATGGAGTTTCTTCCTGCCATCATTGGGATTGTGGTTTTAGTACTATTGGTTACCTGGCTAAAATTGGATGCATTCATCTCATTTATGCTGGTTTGTCTGCTGGTTGGCGTGATGGGAGGATTGTCCATCGCAGATACTGTTGATGCTATTGAAAGAGGAATCGGTAATACGCTTGGCGGACTCGTGATTATCCTGGGGTTTGGCGCCATGCTTGGAAAACTGGTGGCCGAAAGTGGGGCGGCAAATAAAATCACAAATAGCCTGGTGAGCAAATTCGGGAGAGAACGGATTCAGATTGCCCTGATTATTACCGGTTTTATCGTGGGGATCCCGATGTTCTATACCGTCGGGTTTGTGATTCTGGTTCCGCTGGTCATTGCTATCGCTTATAATACCAAATTGCCGTTGTTGTATGTGGGTTTGCCCATGCTGGCTTCTCTTTCGGTAACTCATGGATTTCTTCCGCCGCATCCCGCTCCCACAGCTATTGCAGATGTCTATAGGGCAGATTTGGGACTCACGCTTATTTATGGAATACTTGCTGGTATACCGGCTATTCTAACGGCAAAGTTTGCGCTTAAAAAAACGATGATGCGGATACAACCGGAGTTAAATCGTGAATATATTGTGGAGGAAAATCATGATTACCCGGTTCCCTCTTTGGGAATTTGCCTGCTCATTGCCTTAATGCCGGTAGTATTTATAGGAGGAGCCTCTTTGCTACAGGCGTTAATCGGGGAAAGCAGAGTACTGACGGCTTTGGGAAATCCGTCCCTGGCAATGCTTTTATCGGTTCTTGCCGGGATCTATTTTCTTGGAATCCGCACCGGACGGAAAATGAAGGAAGTGATGAGCTATCTTTCCAGTGCAATCGCCAGCATAGCTGTTGTATTGTTGATTATTGCGGGGGCGGGGGCATTCAAAGAAGTGATGGTGAGTACCAATATTAGCGAGGCATTGGGCCAGGCTTTGGGGAATCTGGGGATGTCGCCGATTGTACTGGCGTGGCTTATTGCCGCGATTATCAGGGTAAGTGTGGGGTCGGCAACAGTGGCAGCCTTAACCGCAGCCAGTATTATGGCCCCGATGATTGGAAATACGACTGTAGCTCCTGAACTGCTGGTTTTGGCCACCGGTGCCGGAAGCATCTTTTTCTCGCATATTAATGATGGCGGTTTCTGGCTGTTTAAAGAATATTTTAATGTAAGTATCAAAGAAACCCTGCTTTCGTGGACTCTGATGGAAACAATCGTGTCTGTAGTGGGGCTGTTAGCAGTATTATTAATAAACTTTATAGTCTGA